The following proteins are encoded in a genomic region of Hirundo rustica isolate bHirRus1 chromosome 3, bHirRus1.pri.v3, whole genome shotgun sequence:
- the TDRD15 gene encoding tudor domain-containing protein 15 isoform X2, protein MESLTPSPDSVDKKLKITLVECHPECLVIVFQAQYNSGCEVDYYILQNEIQRVLKVKGDVCVGGSCLVEDTEGEWHRGRVLKKKGNIYEAFLIDTGHVLTVEETHLATACDELFQLPPKITGHVKAVTPYQLFILEVPKIITDVLELQLGKFIDADSFCLVVGTLRALPQGMLCKKMPQLLNQKYPFRELLILNNSEKPTDFWHVPDQLFPCLPVGSKENVKITGAISPNKFYCQIQKWQKELECLTGAMHLYYEALVGENTTSCDSLGLLCAAKRQNGQWYRGVIKQLLSDLVEVWFMDFGIIEAVSPSCIQKLKAEFMTLPMISFPCTLSCFGSQDETVIKFQLKELRQALIGQTSVCVHVDLYNNTERLYYINILQKQNLGINAEHPENQNETAASCVSLSETKPKSTALNHKLSPERNNSPKNYSGNKDTKTCLPEWDISFSSHCKREELQMNSFYGAFVVYVVNPSDFWIQTCRYQNEFQALMKNIAGTYSQCRDDDMVLKKPEPGLLCCARYSRDGCYYRGVVTKVFRVSIMVYFLDFGNTDTIPYHYVKTLLPQFSDLPALAMCCSLACTFPVDGVWVKKETDFFKSVVLNKPLLLHVIGKQNNKYIVNVQCYTGFLQGNVAACMVQAGYAEYRLKPPDSVVRAAKTHNKGNHLKCKKEKVNAKNTSTICKNKVSGNGDIPQKERSLNVPPVPRESFVPSCLGEGAVSKMHKSVCEEKLVYKGLVFKPGAVYEVACSCIFSPADFSCQLQSKLPELHNLMGQIQTYYKDHTSPYKTGQVACVVKRPKDGKWYRATVVQQVSTDEVDVVFVDYGYRERVSLKDVQGVIPDFLTLESQAFQCGLKNVVLQTDSLNWSEEVHRQFEDFISSSGGPLTCTIYALVLVSPNCLCNVVDLQTPLTSVEEFLRERGLTQSECVGRINLSSLGSLYSFCYSSFNIKIGSEEDVYITHINSPSKFYCQLNRNTETLEALMKKVNDISKMSSNAYYHSNTRLCIARYVEDGLFYRALAFPVESTSFLWVDYVDFGNKGMVERDQLMPIPDSATDLLLTPMQAIKFYLSDLRGAEFPARITTWFVKTFLGKLLRAVILSRESDGKIVVELYDGQLKVSQKIKEKVLELAQESRTEQFRRTEGGICHMKVDKEIGKVSVKDSEILKLKTEVKCQVYGEYCQADAGENFGDEEQTACSTPKLCSGFSKQQTLQDSKEPDFRNTFSAFPAKGEERWIGQPASHSLSYSALYSKEITVNALSESQNEKPNCTGQQERSNKNIPTLISLPQRDIQVNTGVAGYISHINSPSSFYVHFAEDENLIIKLADDLNENLENRGWENCLNDLMVGDLIVAEHDADCYYYRAVIKTLKSGSSYEVEFIDYGNAAVVSLSKICRIPEKFLTLPRFSVHCFLSSAKSFPESWTKEGDAYFARAVSDKPVAFKFLQQHGEKWEVDVICDGESLSNSLLCKIDNVMWKSTQVFALENKPKQNGNSRKSKNRLGGQNKTKTAGMKNISVRCLSLLHQVLNSGQVEAAEVVNISKSGEFYVQLLKNLQVLHELNVKLDKEAQRSGLVRVDDIEQGLECITQSEKNLKWYRSKVIKKFVREKLMLVFFMDYGTCEMVSLNNVKMLSDEIKNIPKQAVFCRWNCFKNLKKIHLGHVVNTLLDCEVRILFLRYLKSSDIWEVDVLIREVTLQEYLNQLLGHCWAIVGPEKCSNTNCKEFDTSFSINPVMWMLLRGGRTYQGCATAVTDPSNFSIQFEIFFDCMRNLTLLLSDLPDNLPALPEERVTPGASCLIEFGQEAEWYRAEISEVTSQSIVLTFIDYGFLRTIPYSDIHKLKLVPESLLYLPRLAHSCSLHDTVPGKGEHWSEEAIVLFQKLLLKPGLIFHFIHYGSEMKLEVDVFCEDSNLSDALIAAGHAVCSHGRCCPILVDRL, encoded by the exons ATGGAATCTCTGACTCCTTCGCCAGACTCAGTAGATAAGAAATTGAAGATAACCCTTGTAGAATGTCATCCTGAGTGCTTGGTTATAGTGTTCCAGGCTCAATACAACTCAGGATGTGAGGTTGACTATTACATACTACAAAATGAAATACAGCGTGTGCTCAAAGTAAAAGGTGATGTCTGTGTTGGTGGATCTTGCTTGGTGGAAGACACAGAAGGAGAATGGCATAGAGGAAGAgttctgaaaaagaaagggaatatCTATGAGGCTTTTCTTATAGACACTGGACATGTGTTGACTGTTGAGGAGACACATCTTGCTACTGCTTGTGATGAATTGTTTCAGCTGCCTCCAAAg ATCACAGGTCATGTGAAGGCTGTTACACCATATCAGCTGTTTATTCTAGAAGTGCCTAAGATTATTACCGATGTTCTTGAACTACAGCTGGGTAAATTTATTGATGCAGATTCATTTTGTCTTGTTGTAGGAACTTTAAGAGCATTGCCCCAAGGAATGCTTTGTAAGAAAATGCCACAACTGTTGAACCAGAAATATCCCTTCAGAGAGTTACTTATCTTAAATAATTCTGAGAAACCAACAGATTTTTGGCATGTTCCAGATCAACTCTTTCCATGTCTACCTGTTGGCagtaaagaaaatgtaaaaataactgGTGCAATAAGCCCAAATAAATTTTATTGTCAGATACAGAAATGGCAGAAAGAGCTGGAATGTTTGACAGGAGCTATGCATTTGTACTATGAAGCGCTTGTTGGAGAAAATACCACATCTTGTGATAGTTtagggctgctctgtgctgccaagaGGCAAAATGGACAGTGGTATAGAGGAGTGATAAAACAACTTCTTTCTGACCTTGTGGAGGTCTGGTTTATGGATTTTGGCATTATTGAAGCTGTGTCACCTAGTTGTATTCAGAAACTGAAAGCTGAGTTCATGACATTACCAATGATTTCGTTTCCATGTACGCTGTCTTGTTTTGGTAGTCAGGATGAAACGGTAATAAAATTTCAGCTCAAGGAACTTAGACAAGCCTTAATAGGACAAacctctgtgtgtgtccatgttGATTTATATAATAACACTGAACGCTtgtattatataaatatactgcagaaacaaaatcttGGAATTAATGCTGAGCATCCAGAAAACCAGAATGAGACAGCTGCATCCTGTGTCTCgctttcagaaacaaaacccaaaagtaCTGCACTAAACCACAAACTAAGTCCTGAAAGAAACAATTCACCTAAGAATTACTCTGGAAACAAAGATACAAAAACCTGCCTACCTGAATGGGACATTTCTTTCTCCAGCCACTGCAAGAGAGAAGAGTTGCAAATGAACTCTTTTTATGGAGCCTTTGTAGTATATGTCGTAAATCCATCTGACTTTTGGATTCAAACGTGTAGATACCAGAATGAGTTTCAGGCGCTGATGAAAAACATTGCCGGCACATACAGTCAGTGTAGAGATGATGACATGGTCCTTAAAAAGCCAGAACCTGGGTTGCTATGCTGTGCCCGGTATAGCAGGGATGGGTGTTATTACCGGGGCGTTGTCACAAAAGTGTTTCGTGTTAGCATTATGGTTTACTTTTTGGATTTTGGAAATACAGATACAATACCTTATCACTATGTGAAAACATTGCTTCCCCAGTTTTCTGATTTACCAGCTTTAGCTATGTGTTGTTCCCTTGCTTGCACGTTTCCTGTTGATGGTGTGTGggttaaaaaagaaactgattTCTTTAAAAGCGTGGTGTTGAACAAACCACTGCTGCTTCATGTCAttggaaagcaaaacaacaagTACATTGTTAATGTGCAGTGTTATACTGGTTTCCTGCAAGGAAATGTTGCCGCGTGTATGGTTCAAGCTGGTTATGCTGAATATCGGCTAAAGCCACCAGATTCTGTTGTAAGGGCAGCAAAAACGCATAACAAGGGGAATCACCTcaaatgtaaaaaagaaaaagtcaatgCAAAGAACACCAGTACTATTTGTAAAAATAAGGTATCTGGAAATGGAGACATACCTCAGAAGGAAAGATCATTAAATGTGCCCCCAGTACCTAGAGAATCTTTTGTTCCATCCTGTTTAGGAGAAGGTGCTGTCTCTAAAATGCATAAATCAGTATGTGAAGAAAAATTAGTTTATAAAGGGCTTGTGTTTAAACCAGGAGCTGTTTATGAAGTGGCGTgttcttgtattttttccccagcagattTTTCGTGTCAGCTTCAGAGCAAATTGCCAGAGCTACATAACTTAATGGGACAAATTCAGACTTACTATAAGGATCATACCAGTCCCTACAAAACTGGACAGGTTGCCTGTGTTGTTAAGCGTCCCAAAGATGGGAAGTGGTACAGAGCAACTGTTGTGCAGCAGGTGTCCACGGATGAAGTTGATGTGGTTTTTGTAGACTATGGTTATCGGGAAAGAGTTTCACTTAAAGATGTTCAGGGTGTTATTCCAGATTTCCTTACTCTAGAGAGTCAAGCATTTCAATGTGGACTTAAAAATGTCGTCTTGCAGACTGACTCACTTAATTGGTCTGAAGAAGTGCATAGACAATTTGAAGACTTCATTTCTTCTTCTGGAGGACCACTGACTTGCACCATTTATGCTCTTGTTCTTGTGAGCCCCAACTGTTTATGCAATGTAGTTGACTTACAGACCCCACTTACTAGTGTAGAGGAATTCCTCAGAGAACGTGGTCTCACCCAGTCTGAATGTGTTGGGCGGATAAACCTTTCATCTTTAGGTTCTCTGTACAGTTTTTGCTATTcttcttttaatataaaaattggAAGTGAGGAGGACGTTTATATAACTCACATAAATAGTCCTTCAAAATTCTATTGTCAGCTTAATCGAAACACTGAAACTCTTGAGGCATTGATGAAGAAGGTTAATGACATAAGTAAAATGTCAAGTAATGCATATTATCATAGCAATACACGACTATGTATAGCCAGGTATGTGGAAGATGGTCTCTTTTACAGAGCTTTGGCATTTCCTGTGGAATCAACATCCTTTCTGTGGGTTGACTATGTGGATTTTGGAAATAAGGGTATGGTAGAGCGAGACCAGTTGATGCCTATTCCAGATTCTGCTACTGACCTACTACTGACACCCATGCAAGCTATTAAATTCTATCTGTCAGATCTTAGAGGGGCAGAATTTCCAGCAAGAATTACTACATGGTTTGTAAAAACATTCCTTGGTAAACTGCTGAGGGCTGTAATTTTATCTAGAGAATCAGATGGAAAGATTGTTGTGGAGCTGTATGATGGACAACTCAAAGTAAGtcagaaaattaaggaaaaggTATTAGAGTTGGCACAGGAAAGCCGTACAGAACAATTTAGAAGGACTGAAGGAGGGATATGTCACATGAAAGTTGACAAAGAAATTGGTAAAGTAAGTGTTAAAGATTCTGAAATACTTAAATTGAAAACTGAAGTGAAATGCCAAGTCTATGGTGAGTATTGCCAGGCAGATGCTGGTGAGAATTTTGGAGATGAAGAGCAAACTGCATGTAGCACACCAAAGTTGTGCAGTGGATTCTCAAAACAGCAAACTTTGCAGGACAGCAAAGAGCCTGATTTTAGAAATACTTTCAGTGCTTTTCCGGCGAAGGGAGAGGAGCGTTGGATTGGACAACCTGCTTCTCACTCACTCTCTTATTCTGCTTTATATTCAAAGGAAATAACTGTAAATGCTCTGTCTGAATCTCAGAATGAAAAACCAAATTGTACAGGTCAACAAGAAAGGAGTAATAAAAATATACCTACGTTAATCAGTCTTCCACAACGTGATATCCAAGTGAATACTGGAGTAGCAGGTTATATTTCTCATATAAATAGTCCATCAAGTTTCTATGTTCACTTTGCAGAGGATGAAAACTTAATAATAAAACTAGCAGatgatttaaatgaaaacttgGAGAATAGAGGTTGGGAAAATTGCTTAAATGACCTCATGGTAGGGGATCTCATTGTTGCAGAGCACGATGCTGATTGTTATTACTATAGAGCAGTTATTAAAACTCTGAAATCAGGAAGCTCCTATGAGGTAGAATTTATTGACTATGGTAATGCTGCAGTTGTAAGTTTATCAAAAATCTGCAGGATTCCAGAAAAGTTCTTAACTCTGCCAAGGTTTAGTGTTCATTGTTTCCTTAGCAGTGCAAAAAGTTTTCCTGAAAGCTGGACTAAAGAAGGTGATGCTTATTTTGCAAGAGCAGTAAGTGACAAGCCAGTAGCTTTCAAGTTCTTACAGCAACATGGAGAAAAATGGGAAGTAGATGTAATTTGTGATGGAGAATCTTTGTCTAACAGCCTTTTGTGTAAAATAGACAACGTAATGTGGAAAAGCACACAGGtatttgctttggaaaataaGCCTAAACAAAATGGTAATTCTCGAAAGTCTAAGAATAGATTAGGTggccaaaataaaaccaagactgctgggatgaaaaatatttctgtaagatGCTTAAGTCTCCTTCATCAGGTTTTAAATTCTGGACAAGTAGAAGCAGCAGAAGTAGTTAATATTTCAAAGAGTGGGGAATTTTATGTACAGTTGCTTAAAAATTTGCAAGTACTACATGAGTTAAATGTAAAGCTTGACAAAGAAGCACAGAGAAGTGGTTTGGTTAGAGTGGATGACATTGAACAGGGACTGGAATGCATTACACAGTCtgaaaaaaacttaaaatggTATCGATCAAAAGTGATAAAGAAATTTGTCAGGGAAAAGTTAATGTTAGTTTTTTTCATGGATTATGGCACGTGTGAGATGGTGTCCTTAAATAATGTAAAGATGCTCAgcgatgaaattaaaaatattcctaaacAAGCTGTTTTTTGTAGGTGGAATTGttttaaaaacctgaagaaaattcACTTAGGCCATGTAGTAAATACACTCCTGGATTGTGAAGTAAGGATCTTGTTTTTGAGATACTTGAAATCATCTGATATCTGGGAGGTAGATGTTTTAATACGAGAAGTTACACTTCAGGAGTATTTGAACCAGCTCTTAGGTCATTGTTGGGCAATTGTTGGACCAGAAAAATGTAGTAACACAAACTGTAAGGAGTTTGATACGTCATTCAGTATAAATCCAGTCATGTGGATGCTGCTGCGTGGTGGCAGAACATATCAGGGGTGTGCAACTGCAGTTACTGATCCTTCAAACTTCAGCATCCAGTTTGAAATCTTCTTCGATTGCATGCGAAACTTGACCTTGCTGCTCTCTGACCTTCCTGACaacctgccagctctgccagaagAACGTGTGACGCCTGGTGCTAGCTGCTTGATCGAGTTTGGGCAGGAAGCAGAGTGGTACAGGGCAGAAATTAGTGAAGTAACAAGTCAGTCTATTGTTCTTACTTTTATTGATTATGGCTTTCTGAGGACCATCCCTTATTCTGATATCCATAAACTTAAACTTGTTCCAGAAAGTCTGTTATACTTGCCACGCTTAGCACACTCTTGCTCTTTGCATGATACAGTTCCTGGCAAGGGGGAACACTGGAGTGAGGAAGCTATAGTTTTGTTTCAGAAGCTTCTTCTTAAACCAGGTCTGATATTTCATTTTATCCACTATGGCTCTGAAATGAAGTTAGAAGTGGATGTTTTTTGTGAGGATAGCAATCTGTCTGATGCTCTAATTGCTGCAGGCCACGCAGTCTGCTCTCACGGTAGGTGCTGTCCCATCCTAGTTGACAGACTCTAG